From one Malus sylvestris chromosome 1, drMalSylv7.2, whole genome shotgun sequence genomic stretch:
- the LOC126631050 gene encoding ABC transporter G family member STR2-like — MAPSVDRRPDTVIDIGKPSSFTGGLEFSTLTYTVKKKTKDEEGKWMTQEVDLLHKITGFAPKGSITAVMGPSGAGKSTFLDGLAGRIASGSLKGKVSLDGKEMSPSLIKRTSAYIMQEDRLFPALTVYETLMFAADLRLGSVSTADKKQRVEKLIQQLGLTSARNTFIGDEGTRGVSGGERRRVSIGVDIIHGPSILFLDEPTSGLDSTSAHSVIEKVHHIARCGSTVILTIHQPSSRIQLLLDHLIILARGQLMYQGSPKDVATHLGRMGRKVHKEESPVEYLIDVIQQYDQSELGVEALAEFARTGMKPPLLVDVDVSLSTAMPTPTPPRHGGRGSEDLEDKGRSGKRLHLQTSTHAVNDFDHSVRSPYSNNNSRSWTPSHSGVMQKLQMFTPSRQRAGQKMQSPMSASPGYNYSSEILPSTPTPHSSDYTVDENDYRTPDLGPNTKSYHHLGPKFANSFFPETWILMRRNFINIRRTPELFLSRLVVLTFMGFLMATMFLHPPDTSQGITNRLSFFIFTVCLFFFSSNDAVPAFIQERFIFVRETAHNTYRASSYTIAGLVTYLPFLALQASVYAGIVWFALGLRGPFIYFLVVLYVSLLSTNSFVVFVSSVVPNYILGYAAVIAFTALFFLFCGYFLNSHDIPGYWVWMNKVSTMTYPYEGLIMNQYQTDDTFGKNSDGTNITGFDILEGLRIDYGGQHTLSEVKKWEKVYIMLGMTVLYRVLFYLVIRFASKNQRT, encoded by the exons ATGGCTCCTAGTGTTGATCGTCGGCCTGATACAGTGATTGACATAGGGAAGCCGTCGAGCTTCACAGGGGGACTTGAGTTTTCCACCCTCACGTACACGGTGAAAAAGAAAACCAAGGATGAGGAGGGAAAATGGATGACGCAAGAAGTGGACTTGTTGCACAAGATCACGGGATTTGCTCCAAAAGGGTCTATCACGGCTGTGATGGGTCCTAGTGGTGCCGGGAAGTCTACGTTCTTGGATGGACTAGCCGGGAGGATAGCGAGTGGGAGTCTTAAGGGAAAAGTGTCCTTGGATGGCAAGGAAATGAGTCCAAGCTTGATTAAAAGGACTTCAGCTTATATTATGCAGGAGGATAGGCTTTTTCCAGCTCTTACAGTTTATGAGACTTTGATGTTTGCTGCTGATTTGAGATTGGGATCGGTTTCAACTGCAGATAAGAAGCAGCGAGTCGAAAAGTTGATTCAGCAGCTTGGATTAACT TCTGCTAGAAACACCTTCATAGGTGATGAGGGAACCCGAGGAGTGTCTGGTGGCGAGCGTCGGAGAGTTTCAATTGGAGTGGACATCATTCATGGACCATCGATCCTCTTCCTTGATGAACCCACTTCTGGTCTAGATTCCACCAGTGCTCACAGTGTCATCGAAAAGGTGCACCACATCGCACGCTGTGGAAGCACTGTAATCCTCACGATTCACCAACCCTCGTCCAGAATTCAATTGCTTCTTGACCATCTGATCATCCTTGCTCGAGGGCAGCTCATGTACCAAGGATCACCAAAAGATGTTGCTACCCACCTTGGTCGAATGGGGCGCAAAGTGCATAAGGAAGAGAGCCCCGTCGAATACCTCATTGATGTGATTCAGCAATATGATCAGTCTGAACTCGGGGTTGAGGCACTAGCAGAATTTGCACGTACTGGAATGAAACCCCCGCTGTTAGTTGATGTGGACGTGTCACTTTCGACTGCTATGCCAACACCAACACCACCGCGCCATGGCGGACGTGGAAGTGAAGACCTCGAGGACAAGGGAAGGTCTGGAAAACGCCTGCACTTACAAACTAGTACACATGCAGTCAATGATTTTGATCACAGTGTGAGAAGTCCTTACAGTAATAATAATTCAAGGTCATGGACTCCAAGCCATAGTGGAGTTATGCAGAAACTGCAGATGTTTACCCCTTCAAGGCAACGAGCAGGCCAAAAGATGCAAAGCCCCATGAG TGCATCTCCAGGCTACAACTATTCGAGTGAGATTCTTCCAAGCACACCAACACCCCATAGCAGTGACTACACAGTGGACGAAAATGACTATCGGACCCCAGATCTTGGTCCAAACACCAAGTCATACCACCATCTTGGTCCCAAATTCGCCAACTCATTCTTCCCTGAGACTTGGATTCTCATGAGGCGTAACTTCATCAACATCAGGCGGACGCCCGAGCTCTTCCTCTCAAGACTGGTAGTCCTCACATTCATGGGCTTCTTGATGGCCACCATGTTCCTACACCCACCAGATACCAGTCAAGGCATAACCAATCGCCTcagtttcttcatcttcactgtctgcctcttcttcttctcatcaAACGACGCTGTCCCAGCCTTCATCCAAGAGCGCTTCATCTTCGTCCGTGAGACTGCTCACAATACCTACAGAGCCTCCTCATACACAATTGCAGGCCTAGTAACATATCTCCCCTTTCTTGCGTTGCAAGCATCTGTTTACGCTGGCATTGTTTGGTTTGCCTTGGGACTTAGAGGGCCATTCATATACTTTTTAGTGGTTCTCTATGTTTCTCTCCTCTCAACCAATTCATTTGTGGTGTTTGTCAGCTCAGTTGTGCCCAATTACATCTTGGGATATGCAGCCGTCATTGCCTTCACTGCGTTGTTCTTCTTGTTCTGTGGCTACTTCTTGAATAGCCATGACATCCCTGGCTACTGGGTATGGATGAACAAAGTCTCCACCATGACATATCCATATGAAGGGCTTATAATGAATCAGTACCAAACTGACGATACTTTTGGAAAAAACTCTGACGGGACCAACATTACCGGTTTCGACATCTTGGAAGGGCTTCGCATAGATTACGGCGGACAACACACCCTCTCTGAAGTAAAGAAATGGGAGAAGGTGTACATAATGTTGGGCATGACTGTTCTATACAGGGTTTTGTTTTACTTAGTCATTCGTTTCGCGTCCAAGAACCAGAGGACGTAG
- the LOC126610561 gene encoding uncharacterized protein LOC126610561 → MTTKDDSLQAIGVRLNGNNYVYWAYVMKNFLIGKGLWGYVSGTISVPNNPKDEKHVDLLAIWEMNNSKIITWINNSVDLKIGMQLSKFSRSKEVWDHLAKLYTKSNFAKRYQLEMEIRGSQQGDKSIQDFYNDMTCLWDQLALTEPDGLSNDELYCKYREEQRLVQFLMPLRSEFETLRSSILHRTPLPSVDSVLHELQAEEVRVQSHSLSLVNPSALATSFRPQNQQRVKNIDQCSYCKEQGHWKNQCPWLARKELKEPPPKAAFVELHPPASSTFEEDAREDWTCSPCLVRLTELASASTGWQTHVCVLP, encoded by the exons ATGACAACCAAGGATGACTCGCTGCAAGCGATTGGTGTGAGATTGAATGGTAATAATTATGTGTATTGGGCATATGTCATGAAGAATTTCTTGATTGGAAAAGGTTTGTGGGGCTATGTATCAGGAACGATTTCCGTTCCGAATAACCCCAAAGATGAAAAACATGTTGACTTGCTTGCTATTTGGGAGATGAACAATTCAAAGATTATTACTTGGATTAATAACTCTGTTGATTTGAAGATTGGAATGCAACTTTCTAAGTTCTCAAGATCTAAAGAGGTTTGGGATCACTTAGCAAAGTTGTATACCAAGTCGAATTTTGCTAAGCGTTATCAGTTAGAGATGGAGATTCGTGGCAGCCAGCAAGGTGATAAAAGTATCCAAGATTTTTATAATGACATGACCTGTCTTTGGGACCAGCTTGCACTGACAGAACCTGATGGACTTAGCAATGATGAGCTCTATTGTAAATATAGAGAAGAACAACGCCTTGTTCAGTTTTTAATGCCTCTTCGAAGTGAGTTTGAGACTCTCCGTAGCTCTATCCTACACCGGACTCCACTTCCTTCCGTTGATTCTGTGCTTCATGAATTGCAAGCCGAAGAAGTTCGGGTACAATCGCATAGTCTTTCTTTGGTGAACCCATCGGCTTTGGCAACATCATTTAGGCCTCAAAACCAGCAGCGTGTTAAAAATATTGATCAGTGTAGCTACTGCAAAGAACAAGGGCATTGGAAAAATCAATGTCCTTGGTTAGCTCGGAAAGAGTTAAAAGAACCACCACCTAAGGCCGCATTTGTTGAATTGCATCCACCCGCTTCTTCAACGTTTGAAGAAGATGCCCGCGAGGATTGGA CTTGTTCGCCTTGTCTTGTTCGCCTAACGGAGCTTGCATCCGCATCTACtggttggcaaactcatgtttGTGTactgccatga
- the LOC126632345 gene encoding uncharacterized protein At4g37920 translates to MSNFMGLELSASITKPSTFFFDAINFFPLAENLSPATLPIPSMSSASPYPPPKHRLQSKHRRKTGVIQSISTTRTQASNIASAQVAEQVDVEVAEGYTMTQFCDKIIDIFMNEKPRTKDWRKFLVFREDWKKYREIFYNRCRTRADTEVDPTMKEKFTSLGRKVKKIDDEMERHNELLNEIQDNPTDVNAIVARRRKDFTEEFFRHLNLLSEIYDSLEDRDAMARLGARCLSAVSAYDNTLEYVETLDTAQAKFDEILNSPSMDVACEKIKSLAKAKALDSSLVLLINSAWASAKESTTMKNEVKDVMYHLYKATKSSLRSIAPKEIKLLKHLLNITDPEERFSALATAFSPGDGPEAKDPKAVYTTPKELHRWIKIMLDAYHLNAEETDIREAKQMTQPVVIQRLFILKETIEQEYLERSTEQESQAEGAKPEEF, encoded by the exons ATGAGCAATTTCATGGGATTGGAGCTCTCAGCCTCCATTACCAAACCCTCCACCTTCTTCTTCGACGCCATTAATTTCTTCCCACTCGCTGAAAATCTCTCCCCAGCGACCCTTCCAATCCCTTCCATGTCCTCTGCCTCTCCTTACCCTCCTCCCAAACACCGCCTTCAGTCCAAGCACAGAAGAAAGACAGGAGTAATCCAATCAATCTCCACTACCC GTACTCAAGCAAGTAACATAGCCAGTGCCCAAGTGGCAGAGCAAGTAGATGTTGAAGTCGCTGAGGGTTACACCATGACTCAATTTTGTGATAAGATTATTGATATTTTCATGAATGAGAAACCCCGGACAAAGGATTGGAGGAAGTTTTTGGTGTTTAGGGAGGACTGGAAGAAGTACAGGGAAATTTTTTACAACCGGTGTAGGACGCGAGCAGATACGGAGGTTGATCCAACAATGAAGGAAAAGTTTACTTCTTTGGGAAGAAAGGTGAAGAAG ATTGATGATGAAATGGAAAGGCACAATGAACTTCTCAATGAGATACAAGACAATCCAACTGACGTTAATGCAATAGTTGCACGGAGGCGTAAAGACTTCACAGAGGAATTCTTTCGCCACCTTAACCTACTTTCGGAAATTTATGATAGTTTGGAGGATCGTGATG CGATGGCCCGGCTGGGGGCTAGGTGTTTGTCTGCTGTCAGTGCTTATGATAACACACTGGAATATGTGGAGACATTAGATACTGCTCAGGCCAAATTTGATGAAATCCTAAATTCTCCTTCCATGGATGTAGCATGTGAGAAGATTAAAAGCCTTGCCAAGGCTAAGGCGCTTGATTCTTCATTAGTATTGTTGATAAACAGTGCTTGGGCTTCAGCAAAGGAGTCCACAACTATGAAAAACGAG GTCAAAGACGTAATGTATCATTTGTACAAAGCCACAAAAAGCAGTCTTCGGAGCATTGcaccaaaagaaataaaactacTCAAGCATTTGCTGAACATCACAGATCCCGAAGAGCGATTCTCGGCATTGGCAACAGCTTTCTCCCCTGGAGATGGACCTGAAGCCAAGGACCCCAAAGCTGTATATAC TACTCCGAAAGAGCTTCACAGGTGGATTAAGATCATGCTTGATGCGTACCATCTAAATGCGGAAGAAACTGACATTAGAGAAGCCAAGCAGATGACTCAGCCTGTGGTTATACAAAGGCTGTTCATCCTCAAGGAAACTATCGAACAGGAATATTTGGAACGAAGCACAGAGCAGGAGTCTCAAGCAGAGGGTGCTAAACCAGAGGAGTTCTAG